A single genomic interval of bacterium harbors:
- the lysS gene encoding lysine--tRNA ligase, with product MEENPYYLQRLEKLKQLRDQGLNPFPNDLEVTHTSGGILAKYESMPKDRLEAEKIPVKVAGRIMLLRSFGKAAFAKLKDRGGRIQAYIKKDAVSAEDYAAFEKAELGDFLWVEGYLFRTKTDELSIHVEKLKLIVKTLQQLPEKFHGLTDVEARYRQRYVDLIMNDEVKDVFLKRSLIIQKIRNFLAERSFVEVETPMMQPIPGGAAAKPFVTHHNALDMKLYLRIAPELYLKRLVVGGIERVFEINRNFRNEGISIQHNPEFTMLEFYQAYATYQDLIGLTEDMLSSLAQDVTGSTDLIYQETKISFAKPFKQITLKDSLVEIGGFDPAILTSREKALAEAKRLEIHLKKEKEGLGAILTELFEETVEKKLIQPTFVTQYPTEVSPLSRRNEKDPEVTDRFELFIYGREIANGFSELNDPIDQKERFVKQVQAREAGDEEAMYLDQDFVTALEYGMPPTAGEGIGIDRLTMLLTDQPSIRDVILFPHMRHKS from the coding sequence ATGGAAGAGAATCCCTATTATCTCCAACGGCTGGAAAAGCTGAAGCAGCTCCGCGATCAGGGCCTCAATCCCTTTCCCAACGACTTGGAAGTCACCCACACCAGCGGCGGCATCCTCGCCAAGTACGAGTCGATGCCGAAAGACCGGCTCGAAGCCGAGAAAATCCCGGTCAAGGTCGCCGGCCGCATCATGCTGCTGCGATCTTTCGGCAAGGCGGCCTTCGCCAAGTTGAAGGATCGGGGAGGGCGGATCCAAGCCTACATCAAGAAGGACGCGGTCTCGGCCGAGGATTACGCGGCTTTCGAAAAGGCCGAGCTCGGCGACTTCCTCTGGGTCGAGGGCTACCTTTTCCGCACCAAGACCGACGAGCTTTCGATCCACGTCGAGAAGTTGAAGCTCATCGTCAAGACTCTCCAGCAATTGCCCGAGAAGTTCCATGGCCTGACCGACGTCGAGGCCCGTTACCGCCAGCGCTACGTCGATCTCATCATGAACGACGAGGTCAAGGACGTTTTCCTCAAGCGGTCGCTCATCATCCAGAAGATTCGTAACTTCCTCGCCGAGCGGAGCTTCGTCGAGGTCGAAACCCCGATGATGCAGCCGATCCCCGGCGGCGCCGCGGCCAAGCCCTTCGTGACCCATCACAATGCGCTCGACATGAAGCTTTATCTTCGAATTGCGCCGGAGCTCTACCTCAAGCGGCTGGTGGTCGGCGGTATCGAGCGGGTCTTCGAGATCAACCGCAATTTCCGCAACGAGGGCATCAGCATCCAGCACAATCCCGAGTTCACGATGCTGGAATTCTACCAGGCCTATGCGACCTACCAGGATTTGATCGGGTTGACCGAAGACATGCTCTCCAGCCTGGCTCAAGACGTCACCGGTTCGACCGACCTGATTTATCAAGAAACCAAGATCAGCTTCGCCAAGCCCTTCAAGCAGATCACGCTCAAGGACTCGCTGGTCGAGATCGGCGGCTTCGACCCGGCCATTTTGACTTCGCGGGAAAAAGCCCTGGCCGAGGCCAAGCGCTTGGAGATCCATCTCAAGAAGGAGAAGGAGGGCCTCGGCGCCATCCTCACCGAGCTCTTCGAGGAGACGGTCGAGAAGAAGCTGATCCAACCGACCTTCGTCACTCAGTATCCGACCGAGGTTTCGCCGCTGTCCCGGCGAAACGAGAAAGATCCCGAGGTCACCGACCGCTTCGAGCTCTTCATCTATGGCCGCGAGATCGCCAACGGCTTCAGCGAGCTCAACGATCCCATCGATCAGAAAGAGCGCTTCGTGAAGCAGGTCCAAGCCCGCGAAGCCGGCGACGAAGAGGCCATGTATCTCGATCAGGACTTCGTCACCGCCCTGGAGT